The Blastomonas fulva genome contains a region encoding:
- a CDS encoding DUF350 domain-containing protein — protein MTDPAPVIQSLFAGLPIFMLHLGSATLAWAAALALYVWITPHREFALIREGNMAAAVSFGGAAIGLALPLAFCLAASVNVWDVLIWGSVTLILQLIAFRAVDLLIGNLSKRIEENEVAAATFLAMTKIALACLNAAAVAG, from the coding sequence ATGACCGATCCTGCCCCCGTAATCCAGAGCCTGTTTGCCGGGCTGCCCATCTTCATGCTGCATCTGGGATCGGCGACGCTGGCCTGGGCCGCGGCGCTGGCGCTGTATGTCTGGATCACCCCGCATCGCGAATTCGCACTGATCCGCGAAGGCAATATGGCGGCGGCCGTGTCCTTTGGCGGCGCGGCGATCGGCCTCGCGCTGCCGCTGGCGTTCTGCCTGGCTGCCTCGGTGAACGTCTGGGACGTGCTGATCTGGGGCAGCGTCACGCTGATCCTCCAGCTCATCGCCTTTCGCGCGGTCGATCTGCTGATCGGAAACCTGTCGAAACGGATCGAGGAGAACGAAGTGGCTGCGGCGACCTTTCTGGCGATGACCAAGATCGCATTGGCCTGCCTCAACGCAGCAGCGGTCGCCGGATAA